A genomic region of Metopolophium dirhodum isolate CAU chromosome 1, ASM1992520v1, whole genome shotgun sequence contains the following coding sequences:
- the LOC132932842 gene encoding dynein intermediate chain 2, ciliary-like — MKTSKKKAKETAKVVPSDDPVKPDDQLILSQEELDEVYGNGLFVKEPPTPHAKVIYSNKQKTYLPKKEITNCIKLFELKSTLFHRESMNAIIQIENELCRKPENLGTDEIMGENITEEGEEEEYIDPLALDLNIDDLQSVEDVNEEFLHENMEMGEEGEVESILTDLKNEPEEEIESRVVKKVSEESFLSLPVTKLCTVVKLKNKFNFFDRVSQTKKILMRNKDTQTPVTKKFDFAAFVSLSDIYDTYEVDFAIQKEEKDKEMREKLAAHMGKRKTKTRKKMYIEHDEMKYELLKVAKILEKIISLNATDAIAQDFRYYEDPSDQFRDRGEGTLMLMWTMVYEEEKKLIVTDITWSPDYFDMFAITLSIPQGELKFTESPDIGYVCLWVLKNSSYPDYVAHTQSGAMCLSFHHDFGYLLAVGLRDGNLAVYNVSLLKNEPQYSTHSAGTKLMASVMQVVWCKNLPTGEMNFFSVSEDGLVCQWILMQNELMKVVRMSLVIDMYPEIELGGIKQTYYARGTTIAFNPTDPEIYLIGTVEGYIFKCNTEWSCYVQRFKAHEMPINRIDFNKFDSNIYLTCSEDFVIKLWEDKSEIPLIIFDLQTGLTDVRWSPFSSSVFGVITVDCRVLFYDLDVSTKNSVCEQLIHPTEKYRLVRLAFDRRVPMIVVGSSRGTIVTYKLSPNLRAIMKSPKKGVQIPTETLELEKLHTVLNSVRE, encoded by the exons atgaaaacctCGAAGAAAAAAGCAAAAGAAACGGCGAAAGTTGTACCTTCTGATGATCCAGTTAAACCAGACGATCAGTTAATTCTAAGTCaagaa gaattaGATGAAGTTTATGGCAATGGTCTTTTTGTTAAAGAACCACCCACACCACatgctaaagtaatttatagCAATAAACAAAAGACGTATTTACCAAAGAAAGAAATCACTAATTGTATAAAACTCTTCGAGTTGAAATCTACATTATTTCATCGCGAATCGATGAATGccattatacaaattgaaaatgaaTTATGCA gaAAACCAGAAAATTTAGGTACGGATGAAATAATGGGTGAAAATATTACAGAAGAaggagaagaagaagaataCATTGACCCGTTAGCATTAGACTTAAATATTGATGATTTACAGTCAGTTGAAGACGTTAACGAAGAGTTCTTGCATGAAAACATGGAGATGGGAGAAGAAGGTGAAGTTGAGAGTATATTGACTGATCTCAAGAATGAACCCGAAGAAGAAATAGAATCACGTGTAGTAAAAAAAGTATCTGAAGAGTCCTTTTTAAGCTTGCCAGTGACGAAATTGTGTACTGTGGTGAAACTTAAAAACAAGTTCAACTTTTTTGACAGAGTTtcacaaactaaaaaaattcttatGAGG AATAAAGATACTCAAACTCCCGTAACTAAAAAGTTTGATTTTGCTGCGTTTGTGTCACTTTCTGATATTTATGACACTTATGAAGTTGACTTTGCAATACAAAAGGAAGAGAAAGATAAAGAAATGAGAGAGAAACTGGCAGCACATATGGGCAAGAGGAAAACTAAAAcccgtaaaaaaatgtatattgaacaCGATgaaatgaaatatgaattgttGAAGGTTGCTAAGATTCTTGAAAAAATCATCAGCTTAAATGCTACAGATGCCATAGCCCAag ATTTTCGATATTATGAAGACCCCTCAGATCAATTCAGGGACAGAGGAGAAGGGACCTTAATGTTAATGTGGACAATGGTAtacgaagaagaaaaaaaattaattgttactGACATAACCTGGAGTCCTGATTATTTTGACATGTTTGCAATAACGCTAAGCATTC CACAGGGTGAACTAAAATTTACTGAAAGTCCAGACATTGGTTACGTGTGCTTGTGGGTTTTGAAGAACTCGTCGTACCCAGATTATGTAGCTCATACACAATCCGGTGCAATGTGTTTGAGTTTTCATCATGATTTCGGTTACCTCCTTGCCGTTGGACTACGTGACGGCAATTTAGCCGTATACAACGTTAGTTTACTGAAAAACGAACCCCAATACTCGACCCACTCAGCTGGTACCAAACTCATGGCTAGTGTAATGCAG GTAGTTTGGTGCAAGAACTTGCCTACAGGTGAGATGAACTTCTTCTCTGTGTCCGAGGATGGATTAGTCTGTCAATGGATACTGATGCAAAATGAGTTGATGAAAGTTGTTAGGATGTCTCTAGTCATAGATATGTATCCAGAAATCGAGCTTGGTGGTATCAAACAAACTTACTATG CCAGGGGTACGACGATTGCATTTAATCCAACGGATCCAGAAATATACTTAATCGGTACGGTTGAaggatatatatttaaatgtaatacggAATGGAGTTGTTATGTTCAAAGATTTAAAGCTCACGAAATGCCGATAAACCGAATCGATTTCAACAAATTTGATTCAAATATATACCTTACCTGTAGTGAAGATTTCGTTATTAAATTGTGGGAAGACAAATCCGA AATTCCATTGATAATCTTCGACCTTCAGACGGGTTTGACGGACGTGCGTTGGTCGCCATTCTCTAGTTCAGTATTCGGTGTTATCACTGTAGACTGTCGTGTACTTTTTTACGATTTAGACGTGAGTACTAAAAATTCCGTTTGTGAACAGCTTATACACCCCACAGAGAAATATCGACTCGTTCGATTAGCTTTTGACAGACGAGTACCGATGATTGTGGTTGGAAGTTCGAG gGGTACTATTGTTACGTATAAATTGTCACCAAATCTTCGTGCAATTATGAAGTCTCCAAAGAAAGGAGTTCAAATTCCTACAGAAACGCTAGAGTTGGAAAAATTGCATACAGTGTTGAATTCTGTTAGGGAATAA
- the LOC132934152 gene encoding uncharacterized protein LOC132934152, translated as MWRQIQNVGLVENYINNANFALHIRMLAALAYVPPDNVINAYEEILETQFYVENEDLLMPFLDYFEDTWVGKITGRRKTRRQPRHLIDIWNCHYSAKNGLPTTNNAVEGWHRGFTSVIGASHPNIWKFIDGIKKVQNIEELKREQYIAGEQPQKKKSTRTVIKEFMH; from the exons ATGTGGCGACAAATTCAAAATGTTGGTCTAgtcgaaaattatattaataatgctaACTTTGCTCTTCATATTCGTATGTTAGCTGCTTTGGCCTATGTTCCACCAGATAACGTTATTAATGCATACGAAGAAATTTtagaaacacaattttatgttgAAAATGAAGACCTGTTAATGCCATTCTTGGATTATTTCGAGGATACCTGGGTAGGAAAAATAACAGGAAGACGAAAAACTCGACGACAACCAAGACATCTTATTGATATTTGGAATTGTCATTATTCAGCCAAAAATGGTCTTCCAACAACAAACAACGCTGTTGAAGGGTGGCACAGAGGATTTACATCTGTTATTg GAGCAAGCCACCCTAATATATGGAAATTCATTGATGGAATTAAGAAAGTTCAAAATATAGAAGAATTGAAACGAGAGCAGTATATTGCTGGAGAACaaccacagaaaaaaaaaagtacaaggACTGTAATAAAAGAATTCATGCAttag